A genomic region of Bacteroidales bacterium contains the following coding sequences:
- a CDS encoding TIGR02594 family protein, with the protein MDAHKVSVDGKWIGFLRVTGNEQQKGWTSIKYLLSLKNDNLIKPKDFPWTKIAIREIGRREFYENADNPRIVQYLRSTENISNLAKSNDETPWCSAFVNWCMEMSGIEGTNSAWARHWLHWGEPIPKPIRGCVVIFKRGSGGHVGFYLKQTETSIYVLGGNQDD; encoded by the coding sequence ATTGACGCCCATAAAGTTTCAGTAGACGGAAAATGGATTGGTTTTCTAAGAGTTACAGGAAATGAACAACAAAAAGGATGGACATCAATAAAGTATTTATTAAGTTTAAAAAATGATAATTTAATCAAGCCTAAAGATTTTCCATGGACAAAAATTGCAATTAGAGAAATTGGAAGAAGAGAGTTTTATGAGAATGCTGATAATCCTAGAATTGTTCAATATTTAAGAAGCACTGAGAACATAAGTAATCTAGCAAAATCAAATGACGAAACACCATGGTGCTCTGCTTTTGTTAACTGGTGTATGGAAATGTCTGGTATTGAAGGAACGAATTCTGCTTGGGCCAGACATTGGTTGCATTGGGGCGAACCAATTCCTAAACCTATTAGAGGATGCGTCGTTATTTTTAAAAGAGGGTCTGGTGGTCATGTAGGATTCTACCTGAAACAAACTGAAACTTCTATTTATGTACTAGGTGGGAATCAGGACGATTAG